A portion of the Ralstonia nicotianae genome contains these proteins:
- a CDS encoding glycoside hydrolase family 10 protein, whose amino-acid sequence MSRRDDRILPQTEAQEPSPLTDEMAQAGIPRRRFLTWSALAAGAGMLHLPLDAGASSALGEVRATWVASVLNLDWPSQASTQIENVQERVRVQQDELLRILDEAVLMNLNTLVFQVKPCADALYRSRLLPWSPYLTGVVGKDPGFDPLAFLLQHAHARGIKVHAWLNPYRVSMNTRQDTLDALTRSSTDSPPSVYVQHPEWVRVANNRFVLDPGIPEVRAWLAGVVAEIVRNYPVDGIQFDDYFYYETRDSLLDDAATYQRYGAGFADKGDWRRDNTYRLIRDIACTIKAIKPWVVFGISPAGVWRNKQDDPLGSETQAGAPNYDVAYADTRRWVLEGLIDYIAPQIYWPFARQIARYDVIARWWADTVRQTRTRLYIGMALYKVGTPSTAEPDWTVEGGVPEIARQLDLNEALPEIHGSMLFRHGFLREPQTQQVVAYIRRRWQGR is encoded by the coding sequence ATGAGCCGGCGCGACGATCGGATTCTGCCGCAGACCGAGGCTCAGGAACCCTCGCCGCTGACGGACGAGATGGCACAGGCGGGTATTCCGCGCCGGCGCTTTCTGACCTGGAGCGCATTGGCGGCCGGCGCGGGGATGCTGCACTTGCCGCTCGATGCCGGCGCGTCGAGCGCGCTCGGAGAGGTCCGGGCCACCTGGGTCGCCAGCGTGCTCAATCTGGATTGGCCAAGCCAGGCCTCCACGCAGATCGAGAACGTCCAGGAGCGCGTGCGGGTCCAGCAGGACGAACTATTGCGAATCCTCGACGAAGCGGTGCTCATGAACCTGAACACCTTGGTGTTCCAGGTCAAACCATGCGCGGATGCGCTCTATCGCTCCCGGCTCCTGCCCTGGTCGCCGTACCTGACCGGTGTGGTGGGCAAGGACCCGGGGTTCGATCCGCTGGCTTTCCTGCTCCAGCATGCGCATGCTCGTGGCATCAAGGTGCATGCATGGCTGAATCCGTATCGGGTCTCGATGAACACCCGCCAGGACACCCTCGATGCATTGACCCGCTCGTCGACGGATTCGCCGCCCAGCGTCTACGTTCAGCACCCGGAGTGGGTGCGCGTCGCGAACAACCGCTTCGTGCTCGACCCAGGTATTCCCGAGGTGCGCGCGTGGCTGGCAGGCGTCGTGGCAGAGATCGTCCGCAATTACCCCGTCGACGGCATCCAGTTCGACGACTATTTCTATTACGAAACCCGCGACTCGCTGCTGGACGATGCGGCCACCTACCAGCGCTACGGCGCGGGCTTCGCCGACAAGGGCGACTGGCGCCGCGACAACACCTATCGGCTGATCCGGGACATCGCCTGCACGATCAAGGCGATCAAGCCCTGGGTGGTGTTCGGCATCAGTCCGGCCGGCGTCTGGCGGAACAAGCAGGACGACCCGCTGGGCTCGGAGACCCAGGCCGGCGCGCCGAACTACGACGTCGCCTATGCCGATACCCGCCGCTGGGTGCTGGAGGGGCTTATCGACTACATCGCGCCACAGATCTATTGGCCGTTCGCGCGCCAGATCGCGCGCTACGACGTCATCGCCCGCTGGTGGGCCGACACCGTGCGGCAGACCCGGACCCGGCTCTATATCGGCATGGCGCTGTACAAGGTGGGCACGCCGAGCACCGCCGAACCGGACTGGACGGTGGAGGGCGGTGTGCCCGAAATCGCGCGACAACTGGATCTCAACGAGGCGTTGCCGGAGATCCACGGCAGCATGCTGTTCCGGCACGGGTTCCTGCGCGAACCGCAGACGCAGCAGGTGGTGGCCTACATCAGGCGGCGCTGGCAAGGGCGGTAG